In the genome of Arachis hypogaea cultivar Tifrunner chromosome 9, arahy.Tifrunner.gnm2.J5K5, whole genome shotgun sequence, the window AAAGAAAATGGAGAGAGTAAATAGCAAGCCAACTTATGTATAATCAATGCAATACTTAGATGGACAAAGTAATGCCTAAGTTATGTTTGGGCTTTTATCAAGTCTCTCTAGTTCTTATGAACACAGAAGTTACCTGAGACATTGAACTGTTTAATGCAGCGCCACCATAACTGACATGAAATTTATCTTTAGCAATCAAGCCCTAAGACAAAAAGTAAGTCAAGTTAGGTCAGAGTAAATGAGATAACAGAGAGAATCGGACAGACAGAAAGAGGAAGATACTTCGGTATCAATCTCAGCCGATTCAACATCAATGTTCACATCTGCGATGACTTTAATGATTTCAACGAGCAAGCCTGGCCTGTCTGCTGTCTCTATGTACAGCAAGCtgataaaatttgaattaaaaatggaTTAGATTTCAAGCACCTATTGCACTTTGGCTTACTAATTATGCATATTGTTTTGTGTCCAAACAATGAACATATCAAACAACTAGATCCACATATTTTAAAGTGCAAACCTCCTCTTGGGCCCATCTTGCTTAACATGTATATGAGTTGCAATATCAGCATTAAGCTgtgaaaaacaacaataaataaGTATATTTACAGGACTAAGTGTTACCATTGGAACCATAAAGGCATTGTAATGAACCAAGAATCTTCTGGTATAGAAGTCCAATATGTACCCAGCATAACAAAATTGAAGGATTAAAACTGAAGACAGAAAACTCTACAAGTACTGTTGTCATGCAGGCAAAACCACTACATACCAGTGTACCACCATATCCAATTATCCATTAAGCAGTTCAAATTTCTTTCAGTAATATTCTCCAACAATTAAAAACTTGCCATAGTGGCCGTACCATCTTAAATGAGAGAAAGCACAACATAGTTTATATTAGGTAAAAATAAATAGAGAACAGCATTCTAACTAAAAGGCTAAAAAGGTGTGAATGATTAAATATAATGTCATGGAGTAGGGCACAAAAATTCGCTACGGCAGACAAAAGTCTGAGCTATAAGAAATTAGGGAGCCCTTTCTtttatagttgccaccttgatgGTTTACGAAAAAAGGACAAGAGTACTATTCACCTTCTTCTGTGGAGCCTTTATGCCAAACACCTCACCCATGGCTAGTAATTCGCTCGACTCCTACACGAATTATACAGAGAaactgaaattaataaaaattagaggACAATGTCATATAGAAACAAGAAATGCGTCTATAATGCACAAAAGCTTCTCGTATGTAAATACACCGTATAAAAGCTTTCCAGGACGGTGACTATCAAACATACTTACAGGATGATATTTCAACAAGTTGTTAATAATGGTCAGTCGAATTCTCTCTAACATATCAGGATCTTCAACTTTGCGGCCAGTGTCTCTGAGAATAAATGAACTAAACATGCTAAGACTAGAACGAGGCATTGAAAATACAAGTGTTATTTTTTCAGGTATAAAGCATTACAAAGAGAAAACCTACTAACTATTGCACCACAAAAaatatgtaataaaaaaaaaaaaacttatgttTGAGGTTCAAAATCAACTTGCTCTAAATAATATGCAACAGTTAAGCTTCTTTTCTGGGTTTAATGTTTCCATTTGCCACCAAAAATCAttttagaggaaaaaaaaaagaagctatAAGTGCCAGATGAAAGAGACAAAAAGACTTACGCCTGAGTAATAAAAAACTTTGTCTGCTTAACCGGTCCCTCTGTGGAGACAGTTCCCTTTGAAACATCCAACCCCAAGTTTTTTAATGCTCTCATCTGCCTTGGTATAAGCAGAAATAAGTCAATTATTAGCAATACTTATATACTTATTAAATGATGCAGATAGAGAAAAAGAACTCAAAACTATAACAAAATCTGAAAGAATTGATGCCCTTTGGTAACATGGCATAGAAAATCTGGTAGCTGAGCATCTCTTTTCAAACACTTCTCAAACAAGTTGTTCATTTCAACCATCCATCATTCTTGATAATTCGATTTTTTTCCTCTCTCTAGAAGTAAAATTTTACGTTGTAAGCCCCACAGTGACAGCAACATCACTGACTTATAAAGATTTGGAGGAGAAATAATTACGTTGAACACAACCTTCCTCACTTACACTGACATGGCATGAGGGATATGTAAAGACTGACAACAGAGGGGAGGTAGGAGGAGTAATAAATCTTCTCTAACTCTAAAAAGCAATACTCTCATACTTCAACAATATCTAACTAAGAATACACTAATACATTCAAATGGATTGCAAAGTTTTAGAGTTTGAgcacaaataaattttaaagagCCATGTCACCGTGTCGATAAGAGCTCCAAGGCGATCACCAAAGCTAAGCTGCACTATTGTGGCTTCAGTATCTGAGTCTTGATCTATCATTACTATTGGCATAGGAACACTATCAAGATTGTCACTGGATTTCTGCAGTAAGAATTAACCAATCATATGTCAAAAGAATTACATATAAAAGCTTGACAAAACTCAGAGGACTTGAGAAAAGAACAAATTTAAAAGTTAACAAAAGTCCAAATGCTTGACAAAAGCAATATTCAGTTGGGGCAGCCACTATATTTGACTGGCACAAACTCAATTGCATGGATAATTGGAAACATCATGTGCATAGAATACATAGTGGACATGTAAATTTTACAGGAGTTAAAATGTGATGGCATTAGCTGATTGTAGTGCAGTAGGAAATCAAGGCAAGCAATAATCTTCATTTCAACTAAatttcaaaagagaaaagaaacaaaatgCTGAAGACCTACATATCACATTCTCAATGATGTATAAAGCTTCTGAGAAAAATGATCATCATAATATGGTGACCACAAAATGTCAACTGAATGAAGGGTTAATAACTGGAAACCACAAAAAAGATTCACATCCAGCAGTCGATCAAGCCAACCTAAGTTTTAACTTTATTCCACTTTAACATTGTTATGCACAAGATGCATGGGCTAAATCATTGTCCTCAaggattcaaataaaattttataaaagacaaGCCATCACTATCTTTAGTAGATACTAAAATCTTAAATACCccccaagaagaagaaaaatattacAAGAAAACACGAGTTAGAGTGCTTTGGTCCAtagtttttaaatatatattaggaAACTCAATTGTAAACCCTGCATAACAAAACCATGTGTATTACTCGCACTTCTAAACTTCATCACAATATAAAATAGTAGTCATGAACAATATCGTCACAAGAAACACATCACTAACCAGTGAAGCTGAACTGACTGCATTAAAATCATATGCAGAAGCATATATAACATTCCTGCATAACATTGCAACAAGTAGTAAGAGACATAAAGGATGCTCAATGAAATGAACAACCATTAGTAGTATCTATCAGAGTTCACAAACATGATTATTCAACTTAACTAACTACTTCAAATCTACCAAACGAACACTGATTAACAAAAATCAcaactataattttattaaacaaaaaattcaaaacaagtaCAACTTCTTTCTAGTCGTTTCTCGTAAGATCAAGGATCATTTGCTTTCCATGCCTTAATGAACATCACGATCATGTATCCGAACCAGACTCGGAAAATAATAATTGGCCTAATAATTTcagtattataattaaaaaaaaataaagcgtTGAAAGCAAAGAGGAACAGTGTTCTTACTTATTGTTGTTCCtggagagagagggcgaggttgGGAAGCGGTGAAGAGGAACAGGAGAGATGGAAGAGTGAGAGAAGAAAGGAATGACCAGTGGATCAGAAgccctaccaccaccaccaccaccaccgtgtACGGCGAAGGAAGGAGCAGCAGCAAAAAATGTCTTTGTCATCGCCATAGCCATAGCTTCCTTGATCCACCGATTCAGAACCTTGCCTTGGACTTGGAGCGTGGCAGTAGCTGGGTTTGGACTTTGGTGTGAGCGAAAATATAAACAGAAGAAGGTAGGTTTATTATTCttgataatttttcaaaaatggttttttaataaaataaaatatattttaataaagatctaatttttatgtaaatataaaaaaatacacagAATTAATCACGtattattatatcaataaaaataaaatatatttatacctattatttaaaaaaaacacatGAAAATTCAATCTAATTATATAATCGAATAaaacttttgtattaaaaatttaaaattaagcttAAGTTAAcataatagtattttttatttaaaataattataatagataaagactttttaattttattatataaaactatactatacattttaattttaaatatatttttgtaaactttaaaaatatcattaaattttaaaaattaaaattatagatacataaaaaaattttatttataaaacacaaaatattaatttatttttcccaaAAGTATAAATACTTTTCCGAATTCCAATACATTCCACCAAACTCCCAAATTGCAGtggttttctttttaaaaataacagtttgattttttttaatgatattcTTTATTTTTACAACTTAAAAATTAATACGTTGTAAATTTGaacttcaatttaaaatttattgatgaataaattattatatatataaaataaaatttaaacgatcaatatttatttaaataaataaataaattaattatttgttcgatcaaagtgagttaaattaattgtttaatttattttatttttttaaattaaaaataaaatttaaactcaaaattttaggtgaagataaaaaaaattatattatttaagatataattgatttgcattttattttaatctttattATGATGGTGTTGTTCCCTACTTACTTATTCATTGATTTTGTTTGGTTCTGACTTCTGAATctgaaaagaaatgaaaaaggaCGTAATTTACGTAAAAGAGAAAGAGTTTGGTGCGTAATGGCGAATGCTGCTGAGGGATGGTGACGTAGACGTGGATAAGAAGATAGGTGAAGGCCACATCAGATCCAACTCTCTGTCTGTGATATGACTATGAGTGATGTTGTCctacataattaataattaaatcatgataatttttggtatatttatacttattttgaaataaaaaaaaaccatgTGCTTTTTAATTTTGAACGAGTTAAGTTAATGATAATGAGTTTCCAATAAATACaccattttaaaaaatactttttatctATACTCAAAATATTCTCTTTCGGCCGGCAGTACCATCCATATCGGTCCACCAAAAAATGAATCGATACCTTGGGTTATATGTGGAGATTTGGGTTATAcattaattttaagatttttataatCTTTTGTTACGaggtttaatatattttaaataaaatttcatatcaaactaatattttattaaatagtaAACTGTAAAAATATATTCGAACAattctaacaaaaataaaaataaaaaataaaaatgataaaatcttaaaagataaaaaaatagcaaaaatattGTATCATTTCGAATCAATCATCTGTCACATGTCTTTCTTGCACCAAATGTTATCCAATCCTTCATTCTCAAATTAAATtcctatattttttaattaaatatttatatcttttttaatttttaattaaatatttttttatgttaaaaatattataattaacaaaatatttttttaaaaaatatatagtcaaagatctaattatgtttttaattgtagatatttttaatttacaaaaaaatatttagttcattataatatttttttatattaaaaaagacttaattataaagataaaagtagtatagagatctaattaaaaatatatatataaaaacctaatataaagtttaacaaaataattaatcgTTATTTTTAACATTGAAAAAGATAGTGTGTTACGAAAttgtaaaggataattaaaaaaatcgaaGGTGAGATTTAGATACTAAAATCTAAAAGTTAGAtttgtatttataaattttttattattttaaaattataaatctaagAATCAGATTTCTGTACCTATAAAATTTTATCATAAATTTGAcacatttttttatctttatattagaaaaaaaaacaattagtATATCTATAACGGTAAATAATGTTTGGTGGAGGGACAAAGATAGAAAAATGAGAGAGACTAAGAgaaagagattgaaataaatttcagtattttatttaatataaaataggagatagaaattaaaataagaatgaaattctaatttaatttgtacaaaaaataaaattagaattaattaattaaataagggtattttaagtataaaatgttattaaagttttagtttccatctctaaaaattttagtccatgTGTTCCTACTTTTTAGatgtattaaaatattaaaattttagtattaatctctgaaccaacaaacattaaatttcaaTTTCTCAATCTCTATCTTAATATTTCAAAACAAACGTTATCTATGTTTGCctatttctctttattttttttaactgtaagtactttatatattaaaaaatattctatgagATACAaagttattaataataaaaaaaacaaactcttttgaaatgtaaattaaaattgtaaaaaaatttaaaattcagcataattaattattttttaggataaaaaacacaaataaactATGGGAGGAAAGTTATTACATGAATAAGCCAAATTGAAGAGTGATTCACGAATGAGCCAAAGCATActtatatgtaattcgaacctatttggttcgaactACATTTGCATATACatcgaacctatttggttcgaactacacacacataattcgaacctaattggttcgaattacacacgaaTAGGTACCAtcacataattcgaacctaattggttcgaattcCACTAATTGTAAATTGAACCAAGATGGTTCGAATTCCTAAGGAACAGACCTGAATATGTTTCGTTTAAGAAGTTTTAAACGAAATGTCTGTTGAACACACATGGAAATAAATTAGTCTAcgaattaaattaattaagacaTGATGCGGAAATTAAATAACATCAAAACGCAAAGTACAGATGTTTTCATATTAACACACACATACATCTAAAGGTGGATACGAAGTAACACTGATAACAAAATACATAGACGAAGATAGGTAACATACAACTTGGCACAGAAATCATCTAAACAGGTGCGACCCCGTGAAGCAACGACGTGAAACCCGTGTCCTCTGACCTCTCCGGATAAGCGGCTCTTCATCCTCGATCTCGTCGTCCTCATCCTCGTCCTGCGGGGCTGGCTGTGCAGGCGTCCTAGGCTGGACATGTACCGGTCGGGATGAGGACGGCCCGACAACTGAATGTGACCCAGCAGTATGTGCCGAAGCTGGGGTACCACCCAAAGCAAAATACTCAGGAGGAGGCCCGGAGGGAGGCTCATTCAGATCGACATGTAACGGTGCCTGTGTCCCCGTCGTCTGACTTCGCCCACGGGCAGCCTCATCATCATGCATGATGGCACTGATCTCATCTAAGAAGGGGGATCCACTAAAATTCCCATCATACCCAACACCGGCAAGGAAGTCTGAAAACGTGCTGCCCGGACTCACCCATGGCGTACTCTCCTGAAGTGTGTGGTCGTCAAGGGAAACTCCAACGAAGTAATCTCCGAGCGGCCCCTCCCCAACTCCAGCCTCACCATGGGCAGTGGGATCTCCGGTGGCGTACCCCTCTCCACCAAGGCCGCCATGATGGGGATTAACAACCCCCACTGCACCCCTTCCCCCACCGTCCACGTCACGAAGATCACCATCGTCGTGACCCGTAACGGGTGCCCTCTGTCTGCCTCCACGCCCTCGTTCTCGACCACCACCCCTACCTGCCTCATCAGCCTCCCCCATAGCCTGCTCTAGCCACCTCCACTCACGCTGGCTCTGTCGTGTCCCGACACGAGCTCTCCTCTCAACCCAACGCCTATCAGGGACGTCGTCGACTCGATCCATGTCAGGAACTCGCCTAGAACCCCTCTGTGACGCTAGGGGTGGCAACAAGAACCCGTGGGTACCCATCCCGCCCCTACCCGttcggggcgggtaattacccgcccccgCACCAGGGCGGGTTTCAACAGACGGGTTCTTGGGCGGGGCAGGGCGGGTTGGGTTTAGGTTAAACCCGCCTCTGCCTGCcccggtatatataatatatatatatatatatatatatatatatatatatatttaatagataatatatgtaatatatataaaataattagtaaaatgattaataatattatatcatatttaaatttttattttaatttatgttatgtatgtaaataatggttatataatttttaaaattttattttatttattagatttaataattatagggcaGGTAGGGGCGGGGCAGGGCggggcgggttagggtttaacattttactacccgcgggtagagACAGGGCGGGTTCGATGCAGGTTTTTGTTTGGCGAGGCGGGGTCGGGTAGATCAAAAACCCGCACATGGGTGTTATGTTTAATCAGAAGTATGACAGATTTGTAATACAGTACAAGCGTACATGAACATTAGCTATTTTAACTTGAAATAGAAAAGCCTGAGTAGCGTACCTCGATGCCAAAGGCTAGCTGCACGTATCATACCCAGCAGGCCTAAACCTGGAAAAGCGCCAGAAAATCCAGGACTGAAGTAGCTGAAGTGGGCCCGCTAACTTCACCACATGTCTGTTtgccactcggcacatgcaccaGTACAACCATGCCAATGCTGCAGACCCCCAACTGTAGGaacccatctcctcaagcctagctacatagggaagccatctgatgtgaatgtggttgccggacttgtcggcaaacagctgagtgcccaacaacatcatgatataggcacgaGCAAAGCGCCGCACAGTCTCCTCATCGGCTCCCTCAGGGCACTCTCCGAAAGTCTCCTGGAACCAGGTGCAGTTTACTGCGAACTTCTGAACCTGGCTCGGAAGAGGAATCACTCCAAGCAACTCCTCGAACCATACCCAAGCTGGACGTCCACCCTCGATATACATATGGAAATCTGTAAGGCAACCGTTGACATAACGCCCGTCCACTGCCAACCCCAactggtacgccacgtcctgaAACGTGATCGTGTACTCTCCGAAGGGCATATGGAAAGTGtgcgtctcaggacgccaccGCTCGACGAAGGTGCTGACAATGGGCTCATCTAACCGGAACCCACTATCGTTCAGCCTAGCCAGATGGTATAACCCGGCCATCTGCAAGTAGGGAACATAACACTCATCGAGTGGCATGCCTTGTTGTCGCTgcatgctcctgatgcatcgATGTGGCTGCGCATTAAATGGACCGCATTATTAGAACCACATACAATactggtaacaaaaaaaaaaaactaacacaaTAAACCACTTACATAAACCATAAACACAACTGCATataaaaccactaacataaaccacttatATAAACCATCAACACAACCGCATATAAAACCACTTACAAAAAACTACTTACCCTAAACCTCCAACTAAACCGCATATAAAACCACTAAAATAAACCATTTGCAATACCACTACAATAAACCACTAACAATAccacctaacataaaccacttaCATAAACCATTAACACAACCGCATATAAAACTACTTACAAAAAATCACTTACcataaaccaccaactaaaccgCATGTAAAACCTCTAATATAAACCATTTGCAATACCACCacgataaaccactaacataaactgccactaaaaccacatgcaaaaccactaactaAAATAACCCGTGTGCACAAAATTTCTatgtactaacctcgtcgttgatgaccccggctatatgagcaacCCCGTCCAACCGGTACAGCCTTGCAGGATCATCCCCTATCAGCTGAGTCTTCGGTTCTACTATTTCTTGGAtcgaatctgggtcgttttctctggaaTTTGGTGGGGTATGGGAAATGAAAAGTGGTTCGAATTTGCTTGATTCGAACTCTTTATATAGCCCAATTGTACGTAATTCGAACTAATTAGGTTCGAATTTGTGGTGGCACTTAATcatgagtaattcgaaccaattaaGTTCGAATTATGTGCGTGTagttcgaaccaaataggttcgatTTATATGCAAATGTAGTTCGAACAaaataggttcgaattacatataagTATGCTTTGACTCATTCGTAAATCAATATTCAATTTGGCTTATTCACGTAACAACTTTCCTCTTATagtttatttgtgttttt includes:
- the LOC112712153 gene encoding ACT domain-containing protein ACR12, whose translation is MAMAMTKTFFAAAPSFAVHGGGGGGGRASDPLVIPFFSHSSISPVPLHRFPTSPSLSRNNNKNVIYASAYDFNAVSSASLKSSDNLDSVPMPIVMIDQDSDTEATIVQLSFGDRLGALIDTMRALKNLGLDVSKGTVSTEGPVKQTKFFITQADTGRKVEDPDMLERIRLTIINNLLKYHPESSELLAMGEVFGIKAPQKKLNADIATHIHVKQDGPKRSLLYIETADRPGLLVEIIKVIADVNIDVESAEIDTEGLIAKDKFHVSYGGAALNSSMSQVLVNCLRYYLRTPETDIDSY
- the LOC140175238 gene encoding protein MAINTENANCE OF MERISTEMS-like; translated protein: MQRQQGMPLDECYVPYLQMAGLYHLARLNDSGFRLDEPIVSTFVERWRPETHTFHMPFGEYTITFQDVAYQLGLAVDGRYVNGCLTDFHMYIEGGRPAWVWFEELLGVIPLPSQVQKFAVNCTWFQETFGECPEGADEETLGLRRWVPTVGGLQHWHGCTGACAEWQTDMW